The sequence below is a genomic window from Methylotuvimicrobium alcaliphilum 20Z.
GTTTTACGACGTCGAATCCGGTTGAATTCAGCGATAGCCTGATTGAAGCCTATGCCGAAATTCCGCAATTAGTCGATCATCTGCATTTACCGGTGCAGAGCGGTAGCGATGCGATTTTGAAAAAAATGAAGCGAGGCCACGCGCGCGCCGAGTATTTCGAGATTATTCGCAAATTGCGTGAAGTCCGTCCCAATATTTCTCTGTCGTCCGATTTCATCATCGGTTTTCCGGGCGAAACCGATCGGGACTTCGACGATACGATGGATTTGATCGAGACGATCGGATTCGATCTTTCCTACAGTTTCATTTACAGTCAAAGGCCAGGTACGCCAGCTGCCGATTTGCCGGACGATGTTCCGGTCGAAGTCAAAAAGCAGCGTTTGCAACGTTTGCAAAACCGCATCAATGAAATGGCGGCCCAAATTTCGGCGAGCATGGTCGACACCGTGCAAACGGTCTTAGTTGAAGGCCCGTCGAAAAAGAATCCGTTACAAATGCAAGGTCGAACCGAAAATAATCGCGTCGTCAATTTCATCGGTCATCCTCGATTAGCAGGGCAATTCGTCGACGTGTACATAGCCGAGGCTTTGCCTAACTCTCTTCGCGGGCGTATGGTCGAATCTTCGACCGCAAAAATAACTGCGGTGGCTTAAGCAATTGATGTCAACTCAAGAAATTACGCTGTTGCCGGCCGATAACAGCAGACTCTCCAATTTTTGCGGCCAATTCGATTGCCATCTGCGTCAGATCGAGCAACGCATGATGGTGGAAATCGCTAATCGAGGTAATCATTTCAAAATCAGCGGTGAAGAGCAGGCAGTCAAAGCGGCTTGCGCGGTGATGCATAAGCTATTTGACAGCACCGAACTGGAATTATTGACTCCCGAGCAGGTGCATCTATCGATGCAGGATGCCAGCATCGACGAAGCCCTTGAGGCGGTCAAGGCCGAAACGGCGGCTCAACATCAGGTGACGGTCAAGACCAGGCGCGGCGTTATTAAAGGTAGGGGCGCCAATCAACAAAGTTATTTGAAAAAAATCACGACTCACGACATCAATTTCGGCGTAGGACCTGCAGGAACCGGGAAGACTTATCTTGCGGTCGCTTGCGCGGTTGAAGCCTTGCAAAACGAAAAAGTCCGCCGAATCATATTGGTCCGTCCAGCCGTGGAGGCGGGCGAGAAACTCGGTTTTTTGCCCGGCGATATGGCGCAAAAAGTCGATCCCTACTTACGTCCTCTGTACGACGCCTTGTACGAAATGCTCGGCTTCGAACGCGTCGAAAAATTGATCGACCGCGATGTCATTGAGGTAGCGCCGTTAGCCTTCATGCGCGGCAGAACCTTGAACGATTCCTTCATTATTCTCGATGAAGCGCAAAACACAACCGTCGAGCAAATCAAGATGTTTTTAACGCGGGTCGGTTTCGGTTCGACCGCCGTAATTACCGGCGACATCACGCAAATCGATTTGCCGTCCGAAAAAATGTCGGGATTGCGTCATGTGTTGAAGGTATTGGACAATGTCGAAGGCATCAGTTTTACGTTTTTCGGCGCGAAAGACGTCATCAGACACCCGTTGGTACAGCGAATTGTCCTTGCCTATGAGGCCTATGAGAAAAAACATTCGAACCCTTGATGAACAGTATTGAAATCCAACAGGAGATCGCTTCGGACGATGTGCCGGATAGCGGTCTATTGCAAACTTGGGTTGATGCCGCGCTAAAGGATTATCCGGACGATACCGAGCTGGTGATCCGTATCGTCGATAAACCCGAAATCAGTCAACTCAACGAACACTATAGAGCTAAACCGGGCCCGACCAATATTTTGAGTTTTCCTTTCGACGTGCCGGACTATATAGAAACCAACTTGCTTGGCGATTTGGTTGTATGCGCGCCGGTCTTGGCCGAGGAGGCGTTGGCGCAACACAAGACCTTAGAGCATCATTGGGCGCATATCATCGTGCATGGAGTCCTGCATTTGCTGGGCTACGATCATGTCGAAGATAACGAAGCCGAATTAATGGAAGCGAAAGAAATCGAAATATTGGCACAATTGAACATCGATAATCCGTATAACGAGGCAAACGAGGTATGAACGACGAACCCTATCCGAGTCAGACGCCGCAAAAAAGTTGGATCGGCAGACTAGGACAACTTTTGAGCGGCGAACCGCAAGATCAGGAAGACCTTCTTGAGATTTTACGGGAAGCTCGGGAAAAACATTTACTAGGCCCTGATGCGCTGGCAATGATTGAAGGCGTGCTTCAGGTTTCGGAAATGCGGGCACGGGATATCATGATTCCGAAAGTACAAATGGTCGTAGTGCCGCGGGATGCCGACTTGAAAACCATTTTTCCGTTGGTGCTCGAACACGGTCATTCGCGTTTTCCGGTGATCGAAGAGGACCGCAGTAAAGTGGTCGGCGTTTTGTTGGCAAAAGATTTGCTGCCTTATGCTCTGACCGAGACCAATCATGATATCAAAGTCGAGGAATTGATGCGTCCGGTCAGCATCGTGCCGGAAAGCAAGCGCTTGAATGTGTTGTTAAAGGAGTTTCGTACCAATCGCAATCACCTAGCCATCGTCGTCGACGAGTACGGAACCGCGGCAGGATTGGTGACGATAGAGGATATACTCGAAGAAATCGTCGGCGAAATCGAGGACGAACACGACCAGGAGCCCGATGAGGGCTACATCGTGCAGCGCAACGAAAACGAATATATGGTCAAGGCATTGACGCCGATGGAGGACTTCGACGAATATTTCTTTTGCGATCTATCCAGCGAGGAATACGATACGGTCGGCGGCTTTATCGTGACCAAGCTCGGACACCTGCCGCAAAAAGGCGAAAAAGTGATCGAAGGCAAGCTCAGGTTCGAAGTGGTCCGAGCGGACAGCCGCCGAATTCATTGGCTAAAATTGAAATTGCTCGAAGAAGAGGAAGAGTAGGCGGGTAATTTAATCCGCTCCGAACGTTATGGTTTGCTTTAGGCATGGTCGAAAGGTGCAGTGTAGTACCTGAGTACGGGCCGCCAATGTACCAAAGAGGCATTCGGATGGTCGCGTCGTGAGTGATAAGGACCGGTACGCCGCAGAAAAAGGGGGCTCGGAGTAAAGGTCCTTACGATCAATAGGCCGGTTACTAGTTTGAATCGTTTTTTAATGTATTGAGTAGTTCTATAGCTTTTGCTTTTTCAGGAATATTCTGCTTAAGACTAGCAATTTTCGACAGCAATTTAACGGCAGGGGGGTTGTTATTTGTGGCTAATAATGCTTCTGCCAGGTGGAACTGGATATCATATGCCATAGAGTCTAAAGAAAATGCTTTTTCAATAATATCTAAGGCTTCTTTAGCATGGCCAGTCTTAAGCAATATATAGCCATAAGTATCAGCGATTGCGGCTGAATTAGGTGCAATCTCATAAGCTTTTCTAGCCAAAATTATCGCCTTAGCATTATTCTGACTAAAATAAATCCATGCTAAGTTATTTAATGCTAAAGCATTATTTGGCTCGGTTGATAATACAAATTGGTAATGTTTTGCGGCCAAATTTTTTTCGCCTAAATCATCATAATTTAATGCAAGTTTAGAATGAATTGCAGTATTGTCAGGGTTTCTATCTAATTCTTGCTTAAGAAAGGATATGGCTTCATTTGGTTTTTTCAATAAATTCAATAGATCTGAAATTAAAAATAAAACCTTATTAGTTGGCTGAATCGTATAAGCAAGCTGATAAGCCGCTAGAGCTTTATCATACTGACTCATTGCAAAATAAATATCGCCTTGTAGTAGCTTACCAATTACTTGACTTGGTAATTCGGTATCAATTTTCTTCGCTAATTCCAATGCTTCTTTATTTCGGTTGCGCTTCATTAAGTAAGTTGTTTTATAAATTCTAGCCTGAAAATTATTTGGATCAATAGCGACTGCTTCATTTAGCAGATCAATTACTTCTTTGTCTTTTCTGATATCATCGCTAATTAATTTTGCCAATATAACTCGATGATTAACGTCGTTTATTTTCTGTTGTAGTAATGTACGTAACGTTTTTTCAGCTTCTTCAGGCTGATTGTTCAAGATTTGTGACTGCGCCAAAAGAGATAAAACATTAGGATTTTTCGGGTAGCGCTGAGATAGGCTTTGGCTGAGTTGAAGTATTTTATCGGTTTGATTTTGTGCTTGATAAAATCTGCCCAAATTATTCACCACTTCGACTTCTGCTAGAACATTGCCAGTCGCGCTTTTCAACGTATTTAATAATATTTGCTCTGCCTCCGAATAATTGCTTTGAACATAAGCAACATCAGCTAATAAAAATTGAGCGTTTATTATTTTGTTATTAACTTTCAAGACCCGATTCGCGAAATCTTGAGATTCTTTTAATTGTCCTTCTTCAAAAGCCAATTTTGCTAAGCCATATAAAGCGAAAACACCGTTGCTATCTATCTCGATCGAGTTTTTAAAACTTTGCTTAGACAATGCCTTGTCGTGGGTAACAATGCCTAGTAATGCTTGCAAGTTATGGAAGTTGGGCTGATTTGGATTTTGTTTTAATAATTCAGATATTTTTGCACGCGCGTCTTCAATCCTATGCCTTTTTAGCAGATCGATTACTTGGTCATATTCGACTTTGTTTGGGTTATTCTGAGGTTGCTGTAACTGCTCAAACATGTGAATACTGTTTTCAAGCTCATCTTGAGAAAGTATTGACTGAAAATCATCATTTATTGTTGCTTGGCTTGTTCGATTGAGGGCCAAAAGACCAATAAAGATGCTGATTATCAGATAATATTTATTATATTTTTTCATTTGACTCTTTCAGTGCACTTGCACCTGGAATGTAAATAAAAATTGCGAAATGGTAAGAATGAAGTCATCCTGTAATTACCAAAGCAGATAAGCTGAGCCACTAAGGATTTCGTGATAAATAACTTCCTGGAACTATGAGCTTTGTTGAGGGTTCGGTAACTCGCTTGACAGGACGCCGTGAACCCAGCACCTAAATTATCCAAGACAATTAATCATAACCAAAGGCTATGGAATTTAGGTGCTGGGTGAATACGTTCATGTAGGCTTGATGGTTTTCCCTGCCGCCGACAATTGCCAATCGAGCTACTGAGCCCTCTGTAAAATAGGGGGTTATTACTACGGCCAAAGCCTAACTCGAAAAACATCCTAAAGGACACTCATTTTGGTTCAATTTATAAAAACGGTAAATTCTTTTGTAAAAAAAGTTGACACTAGAATGGTGGTGACTGATTCAAGAATCGAAAGCAAGACAGCCGGGCTGCGGTTGCATCAGCCCAGCAGCACATAAACGATCAATTCAAAATTTTGCGACGTTTAGCGACGACAAATCCAAACAGTCCCAATGCCACTAACGCAAGCGTTTCGGGTTCAGGGACTTGGGTTGGGTCGACAACTTGACCGTTACGAACTTGGAAAACATAACGACCGTCAATATCTGAGTTAAGTCGATTGTTGATTAGACCGGTTTCTTGATTGCCATCAAGAAGGGCGCCATTAATCGCTGAGCCAGCAATTTCATAGGCAACATCCACACCATTAGAATATCCGGCTCTTGCCGAATTGCCGCCCAATCCGGAACTATTACCCCCACTGAATTCACCCGTTTCCCATAAGATTTGATCATAGTTGAATTCAAAATCAAAATCGCCCGCTGCAATATCGGAACGATCGGTCATGATCAATTGAAAGCTGTTTAAAGGGTCTGCCTGCTCGTTATAGAAGCCTACATCGATCCAATTCACGCCGAAAACCGATCGACCGTCTATCGTAGCTTGACCGTACCGCACGACATCGCTGGCCAAGTTACGCGTATCCACATCGGCAAAAAACGGCGCCAACATGGGCGTGCTCGTTGACAGCAAGCTGAACGGTGTATATACACTCAATGCTGAATCGAAGGTGACATTGCCATTATTGTTGACAAACAGGCTCGAAAAATTCTGTCCAAAAAAATTGATATCGAAACCGATAGCGACAGGTCCTGCCGAGTCGTCATCATTCCTCGCCAATTCAGTTGTAAACAAATCCGCATTACGAATGGCGGCAGCTTCAGCCGTTTCGATTTGCGGAAATATTAAACTTGCAGCCAATAAACTAGCAGAAATGCCTTTGTATGCTGTTTTTTTCATAAAATTATCTCCTAAGTGTTGAATAAACATTAACTTCATGTGAATAGCGTTTAAGCATAAGCTAGTTTAGTGCCATAATTATCTTTCATATTAAATACAAATTGTTATGAGATTTTTCTAAGTAATTCCCGGCAGCAGAGAACAAAGTTGTGTAAAAAAAACTGACAATTTGTACACTAAGTATGCAAAAGCCATGGGGTCACAAAAGCCACAAATTACAAAGCCATGGGGTCAGGTCTGGTGCGACAAGCGAAGCTTGTCATTTCTTGCAGGGTGAAAGTCCCTGTCTGGAAAATTCAAAGGACTGAGTTTGTAAGGCCTAACCAGCCACCAGAAACAGCTATGGTGTCAGGTCTTGAATTTTGCAAATATGTGCTTGCATAAACAAGACTTGATACCAAATTAAAAGACTTGACCTCATGCGCGCTGCTTCGCTCTGGGTTAGTTGGCGAGTGATGATCAACGTTAGTTGTGAAGCGTTATGGCGCTATAGCGCTAAAGTGCTATAATCGGCAAAAAAGAGGTGCCTTTTATGAGTGAGTTATCAAAAAGATCCACGGTTTACTTCGAGCCAGAGATTCACCATGCCCTTCGGGTTATGGCTGCAAACACGCATCAATCTGTCTCCGAATTCGTCAATGAGGCGGTTCGTATGGCCCTGCGCGAAGATCAAGAAGATCTGAGTGCGTTTGAAGAACGGGCGGCAGAGCCAACACTGAGCTATGAGGAATTGCTGGAAGATTTAAAGTTACATGGCAAATTATGAAATTCAGTTCAAGAAGTCAATTACCAAAGATCTTCGCGCTATTCCAAAAAAGGATGTCAAGAAAATACTGGAGCGAATAGATGCCTTGGCGGTAAACCCAAGGAGCGAAGGCTGTATCAAATTGTCCGGTCAGGAGCGTTACCGCACTCGGCAAGGCGTTTATCGGATAATTTATGAGGTCAAGGATGCCGAAATTGTCGTCGTTGTGGTCAAAATTGGGCGTCGTTCCCAAGTCTACAAAGACAGCTAACAAGGCAAACTCACTCGGACGGCAAAAAGGGGGCTGGGGTCAGGTCTTGAATTTTGCAAATACGTGCCTGCATAAACGAGGCGTGATGCAAATTAAAACCTGACCTCGTGCGGGCTAGAAGAGAGGCCATTCTGCGTTAATCAAGTGGGCAGAGTTGTTGTAGCCTGAATACCTTCGCCAATTAGGCTAAGTAATACATTAGCTCTATTAGTTAAAGCTGAAGAGGTAAAGATCGACAACTCTGAACTTTTGATTTCTTAACACTTGTTAAACCTCAAAAACCGTTCTTTATCCGGCTATACAGCTTTGCAATCGCTTAACAAAATTTGTTCTGTCGCGGTATGGTCGGCGGCAAGAAATTTCAGAATGCCGGAATCGCCTTTCGTATGCCAACGAAGGCTTTTTTGCTCGTCCAATGCAATATACAGCGCGCCGGAAGCCGCTTTCCGAATCTGCATTAAACTTAGCAAGCCCTGGTAATAAAGGGCGGCAAACGATTCGCCGGATTGTAGGTTTAAATAAGCGACCTGCAATTCGGTGTCGGGATGGCAATGATAAACGACTATTTTGCTTCGCCAACCGCTTCCTTCGATGATACTGGTTGTAACCGGTGTGCCGTCAAAATGTAAGGGATCTAAGGGATCTAAGGGATCTAAGGGATCGCGCTTAATTTGTTGTGCACAAGCCGTCAGTAATGCGGTTAAACTGATCACGAAAAGAATTCTACTCATAATTAATCTCTAGTCTTGAATAGCAGGAGCGGCAGTAGGCTGTCGAAAAAAGCCATTTTAGCTAATTGTTGTGTTCCAGCTTTTTAAACTGAAATATTTTTGAAATTGTTGGTGTTCATAGGCTATTAAGCGCTAAGTGTAGGGTGCGCATCGCGCACCTGGGTCGAGCACTTGTCGGTTTGGCACCGTGGAAAGGTGCGCGATGCGCACCCTACGGCGCTCAAAATACCTTGAAAATTGTTGATTATTATAGGCTATAAAGCGTCATTTATTTTCTCAAAATCTATAAAACAGTCATTTTATCTGACATTAAAATCAGTAAATCTCGACCCTCTAGGGCGGCCGTTATCCCGATAGAGATCAATATCCCGCAGCCTCTATACGTACATGCCGAAGTTTTAAGCACAAAAGGTATACTTATATTTTCATTGCTCGTCTAGCGGTTTTATATGCAAAATACCGGTTCAGATGGGTAAAGCCTTCAATAAATCCTAGCAAACTGGGGAGAAAAGTATGATGAAACGATGGATTATTTTTGCGTTATGCAGTGTGCTGATAGGGTGCGCAACTGATGCTAGCCGAGAGGAAAACGACGACGAGCAACAATTCAAGTGGGACAATATTGCTTGGCAACTCGAACATTTTGTCGAGCCTAACGGCAAAACGACAAGCGTTATAGATGATACGGTTATCGATGCCTTGTTTTCGAAAGGTCAATTATCCGGAAGCGGCGGTTGTAATCGTTATTTTGGAAAGTTTGAGGTCACAGAAGAGTCTAAACTAATGGTCAGCCCAGTCGGCTCAACGATGATGGCTTGTTCGGATATTATCAACGAACAAGAGCGCCGCTATTTCGATTGGCTCGCTAAAGTCGGCGGCTATCGCTACGATGAAGACGCTCGATTACTGACGCTTTCGGACCTAGAAGGAAATCCATTATTGGTGTTCAATACAAAAACCCAGCCGGCACTGGAACAAACCCAATGGCAGGCATCCGGCATCAACAACGGCAAGGGTGGCGTCGTGTCGGATAAAAATACCGTTTTAGCGAATGCATATTTTGCCGATGGCACTGTCCAAGGCAAAGCGGGTTGCAATCGATATTCGGCGGCTTATACAAAGCAAGATGAAGAACTCAGAATCGATTCTGCGCAGACGACTCGAATGTTTTGCGCCGAAGATGGCGTCATGGAGCTCGAAGCGAATTTTTTGAATGTTATGGCTCGGGTCGTCCGTTATGAAATCGATGGCGATCGACTAAAGCTACTCGATAAGGATGGGGCGTTATTGATTGGCTTTGTCAGAAAATAGAGTTTGAATATCCTTTTCCAGGAAGTTGTTTATACCATTTGCTAGCCCAAATTCGGCACCAGGGTGTCCTTTGACGGGCAGCCCTGTGTCGAATGGGGTTTTATAATAGATAAAGCTTTCGATTCCTAGAGTAACGTTCATGAAGGCCTGGCCACCACCCCGGGAAATGAAAGCTCTCTGGGGGGCGGAGGATGCGGTCACTCGCCCGACAGGACGCCGTGAACCCAGCACCTAAATTATCCAAGATAGTTAACCATAGCCAATGGGCTATGGAATTTAGGTGCTGGGTAAATACGTCCGTGTAGGCTCGACGGCGGCTATCCCTACCGCCGACGCCTGTCGATCGAGCAACCGCACCCTCTTCGGAACAGGAATTGCCGGAATGGAGATTTGTATATCGAAAAATTAGATAAAGAGTCTTAATCTACGAACTTTCACAGTAATGACCGGTTCGTTTCTCAAACCGCCTTTTTTATTCTCTCCAACGCATTTTCCAAGTTTTTCATGCTGGTCGCGATCGAGATTCTGACGTGGCCGGGGCAGCCGAAGGCAGAGCCAGGCACCAGCGCGACACCGGCATTTTCGATCAGGTAT
It includes:
- a CDS encoding PhoH family protein; this translates as MSTQEITLLPADNSRLSNFCGQFDCHLRQIEQRMMVEIANRGNHFKISGEEQAVKAACAVMHKLFDSTELELLTPEQVHLSMQDASIDEALEAVKAETAAQHQVTVKTRRGVIKGRGANQQSYLKKITTHDINFGVGPAGTGKTYLAVACAVEALQNEKVRRIILVRPAVEAGEKLGFLPGDMAQKVDPYLRPLYDALYEMLGFERVEKLIDRDVIEVAPLAFMRGRTLNDSFIILDEAQNTTVEQIKMFLTRVGFGSTAVITGDITQIDLPSEKMSGLRHVLKVLDNVEGISFTFFGAKDVIRHPLVQRIVLAYEAYEKKHSNP
- the ybeY gene encoding rRNA maturation RNase YbeY; translation: MNSIEIQQEIASDDVPDSGLLQTWVDAALKDYPDDTELVIRIVDKPEISQLNEHYRAKPGPTNILSFPFDVPDYIETNLLGDLVVCAPVLAEEALAQHKTLEHHWAHIIVHGVLHLLGYDHVEDNEAELMEAKEIEILAQLNIDNPYNEANEV
- a CDS encoding HlyC/CorC family transporter, producing MNDEPYPSQTPQKSWIGRLGQLLSGEPQDQEDLLEILREAREKHLLGPDALAMIEGVLQVSEMRARDIMIPKVQMVVVPRDADLKTIFPLVLEHGHSRFPVIEEDRSKVVGVLLAKDLLPYALTETNHDIKVEELMRPVSIVPESKRLNVLLKEFRTNRNHLAIVVDEYGTAAGLVTIEDILEEIVGEIEDEHDQEPDEGYIVQRNENEYMVKALTPMEDFDEYFFCDLSSEEYDTVGGFIVTKLGHLPQKGEKVIEGKLRFEVVRADSRRIHWLKLKLLEEEEE
- a CDS encoding tetratricopeptide repeat protein, whose translation is MKKYNKYYLIISIFIGLLALNRTSQATINDDFQSILSQDELENSIHMFEQLQQPQNNPNKVEYDQVIDLLKRHRIEDARAKISELLKQNPNQPNFHNLQALLGIVTHDKALSKQSFKNSIEIDSNGVFALYGLAKLAFEEGQLKESQDFANRVLKVNNKIINAQFLLADVAYVQSNYSEAEQILLNTLKSATGNVLAEVEVVNNLGRFYQAQNQTDKILQLSQSLSQRYPKNPNVLSLLAQSQILNNQPEEAEKTLRTLLQQKINDVNHRVILAKLISDDIRKDKEVIDLLNEAVAIDPNNFQARIYKTTYLMKRNRNKEALELAKKIDTELPSQVIGKLLQGDIYFAMSQYDKALAAYQLAYTIQPTNKVLFLISDLLNLLKKPNEAISFLKQELDRNPDNTAIHSKLALNYDDLGEKNLAAKHYQFVLSTEPNNALALNNLAWIYFSQNNAKAIILARKAYEIAPNSAAIADTYGYILLKTGHAKEALDIIEKAFSLDSMAYDIQFHLAEALLATNNNPPAVKLLSKIASLKQNIPEKAKAIELLNTLKNDSN
- a CDS encoding nidogen-like domain-containing protein, whose translation is MKKTAYKGISASLLAASLIFPQIETAEAAAIRNADLFTTELARNDDDSAGPVAIGFDINFFGQNFSSLFVNNNGNVTFDSALSVYTPFSLLSTSTPMLAPFFADVDTRNLASDVVRYGQATIDGRSVFGVNWIDVGFYNEQADPLNSFQLIMTDRSDIAAGDFDFEFNYDQILWETGEFSGGNSSGLGGNSARAGYSNGVDVAYEIAGSAINGALLDGNQETGLINNRLNSDIDGRYVFQVRNGQVVDPTQVPEPETLALVALGLFGFVVAKRRKILN
- a CDS encoding type II toxin-antitoxin system RelE family toxin; the protein is MANYEIQFKKSITKDLRAIPKKDVKKILERIDALAVNPRSEGCIKLSGQERYRTRQGVYRIIYEVKDAEIVVVVVKIGRRSQVYKDS
- a CDS encoding MliC family protein — its product is MSRILFVISLTALLTACAQQIKRDPLDPLDPLDPLHFDGTPVTTSIIEGSGWRSKIVVYHCHPDTELQVAYLNLQSGESFAALYYQGLLSLMQIRKAASGALYIALDEQKSLRWHTKGDSGILKFLAADHTATEQILLSDCKAV
- a CDS encoding META domain-containing protein, with amino-acid sequence MMKRWIIFALCSVLIGCATDASREENDDEQQFKWDNIAWQLEHFVEPNGKTTSVIDDTVIDALFSKGQLSGSGGCNRYFGKFEVTEESKLMVSPVGSTMMACSDIINEQERRYFDWLAKVGGYRYDEDARLLTLSDLEGNPLLVFNTKTQPALEQTQWQASGINNGKGGVVSDKNTVLANAYFADGTVQGKAGCNRYSAAYTKQDEELRIDSAQTTRMFCAEDGVMELEANFLNVMARVVRYEIDGDRLKLLDKDGALLIGFVRK